The proteins below come from a single Ostrinia nubilalis chromosome Z, ilOstNubi1.1, whole genome shotgun sequence genomic window:
- the LOC135086471 gene encoding uncharacterized protein LOC135086471: protein MEIKRKGEHKLPLLKKIRRLEKKIISLPESDDEVKEIEGEIESENENDHPETEFLEDLILDEDYNKKEELGDEVLNILGVAPTPTPKNALLLKQIAERWCEILEKGLKKDEKETVTKDNPAFQNVLKMCAQKHNKEVAAALNDRAKRRDQVIETRQKQMSTALACVGHAVQMCIGDH from the exons ATGGAAATAAAAAGGAAAGGAGAACATAAACTTCCTCTACTGAAAAAGATTCGACGGttggaaaagaaaataatcaGTTTACCGGAATCCGATGACGAAG TTAAGGAGATTGAAGGTGAAATCGAAAGTGAAAATGAGAATGATCATCCTGAAACAGAATTCCTTGAGGATCTTATCCTTGACGAGGATTACAACAAAAAGGAGGAATTAGGGGATGAAGTACTGAATATACTAGGAGTGGCTCCCACTCCAACCCCTAAGAATGCACTTCTGCTCAAACAAATTGCTGAGAGATGGTGCGAGATCCTGGAGAAAGGATTAAAAAAAGATGAAAAAGAAACAGTTACAAAAGACAATCCAGCCTTCCAGAATGTACTCAAGATGTGTGCTCAAAAACATAATAAGGAAGTTGCCGCTGCTCTAAATGACAGGGCTAAGAGAAGGGATCAAGTAATTGAAACCCGACAGAAACAAATGTCCACAGCCTTGGCCTGTGTAGGCCATGCTGTACAGATGTGTATCGGAGATCATTAA